A window of Acidobacteriota bacterium contains these coding sequences:
- a CDS encoding molybdenum hydroxylase: MKPSDYRVLIRGAGELASGTAHHLYTQGFKNILMLERRYPKAVRRQVCFSEAILDGTTTVQGVPGRYVRNVHEAEVANEAGAIAIAALDLDEVLHAWQPKIFIEAAMLRKNWGLKREIAPVVIALGPGYVARKDCDAVVETVRGPQVGAVLEDTGQRLRDEPPAEIMGYGGERAVKAIRDGIFFTQHRIGGMVDRGERIGTVVSVYGVEDFRQGVPVDASYPVTARISGALRGLLRDGVPVKKGDRIADIDPRGSTDDLNNISDKSRRVAEGVHEALLGLIAEMERRRPKSKKKTKVSNTKKSAKPGPSRTTNAGKKAGGSHRGSGAKSKTSKKSTAKPKVKATPKSVAKKSARGSRRSTKG; this comes from the coding sequence ATGAAGCCGAGCGATTACCGCGTGTTGATTCGGGGCGCCGGCGAGCTGGCGTCGGGCACCGCACACCACCTTTACACGCAGGGTTTCAAAAACATTTTGATGCTCGAACGGCGATACCCGAAGGCCGTACGGCGACAGGTTTGTTTCTCGGAAGCGATCCTCGACGGCACGACCACGGTGCAGGGGGTGCCTGGACGTTATGTCCGCAACGTACATGAGGCGGAGGTGGCCAACGAAGCGGGGGCGATCGCGATAGCGGCTCTGGATCTCGATGAAGTCCTCCATGCTTGGCAGCCGAAGATCTTCATAGAGGCAGCAATGTTGCGGAAGAACTGGGGCCTGAAGCGCGAGATCGCCCCGGTGGTGATAGCTCTCGGACCCGGATATGTCGCGAGAAAAGACTGTGACGCGGTGGTCGAGACAGTTCGCGGCCCCCAGGTGGGCGCCGTCCTCGAGGACACCGGCCAGCGGCTTCGCGATGAACCGCCGGCCGAGATCATGGGTTATGGCGGAGAGCGAGCTGTCAAGGCGATTCGAGACGGAATCTTCTTCACCCAGCACCGCATCGGCGGAATGGTTGACCGTGGTGAGCGAATCGGAACCGTAGTTTCCGTGTACGGGGTCGAGGATTTTAGGCAGGGGGTCCCGGTGGATGCCTCGTACCCGGTTACGGCGAGGATTTCGGGTGCACTTCGAGGACTCTTGCGAGACGGCGTGCCGGTCAAGAAGGGCGACCGGATCGCAGACATCGATCCGCGTGGCAGTACCGACGACCTGAACAACATATCCGACAAGAGTCGCCGGGTAGCGGAAGGTGTTCACGAGGCCTTGCTCGGATTAATCGCCGAAATGGAGCGCCGCCGGCCGAAGTCCAAAAAGAAGACCAAGGTTTCTAACACTAAAAAGAGCGCAAAGCCAGGCCCTTCGCGTACGACCAACGCTGGAAAGAAAGCCGGCGGGTCTCATCGAGGTTCGGGCGCGAAGAGCAAGACGTCGAAGAAATCGACCGCGAAACCGAAGGTCAAGGCGACCCCGAAAAGCGTGGCGAAGAAATCCGCGCGCGGGTCGAGGCGATCGACAAAGGGTTGA
- the hpt gene encoding hypoxanthine phosphoribosyltransferase produces MLGKIVLGRKQIEELVDRLASELEADLAGKAPVFIGVLKGCVFFLTDLTRRIQKSLEIDFIQVSSYGASTTSSGSVVLVKDITVDVRDRDVYLVEDIVDTGVTLTDVVKLIEARHPRSIQVVALLSKPSRRQVEVDVAFLGTEIEDLFVVGYGLDYGEAYRNLPDIRVLEE; encoded by the coding sequence ATGTTGGGAAAGATCGTATTGGGCCGTAAACAGATCGAAGAGTTGGTCGATCGGTTGGCGAGCGAACTCGAGGCGGATCTCGCAGGGAAGGCGCCGGTTTTCATTGGCGTATTGAAGGGATGTGTGTTCTTCCTCACCGACCTCACCCGGCGCATCCAGAAATCTCTGGAAATTGATTTCATTCAGGTGTCCAGCTACGGAGCCAGCACGACCTCCTCGGGCTCGGTAGTGTTGGTCAAGGACATCACCGTCGATGTTCGCGACCGGGACGTGTACCTCGTCGAGGATATCGTGGACACGGGAGTCACCCTGACCGATGTCGTCAAGCTGATCGAGGCTCGGCATCCGAGATCCATCCAGGTAGTGGCTCTGTTGTCGAAACCTTCCCGGAGGCAGGTCGAGGTCGATGTTGCCTTCCTGGGAACGGAGATCGAAGATCTTTTCGTGGTTGGTTACGGTCTGGACTACGGGGAGGCGTACCGGAACCTTCCTGATATCCGGGTTCTCGAGGAATAG
- a CDS encoding RDD family protein codes for MKKGLYGSSGSSGDGGILSSRRLDFSDGWRPAGPLLRLAATLLDMAVYCSLCALLALPVSRKFEWSAVWGGIDQLARATADPQWLAHASGILGLWIALWWCYFVVGWGLLGATPGKWAVGLRIVDYRQRCPIGPSRALLRLAAYCVSSMTFEWGHLVMLIRHDRRTLHDILAGTRVVRRSAPAVDIEVVGEIDEKLTDDDSD; via the coding sequence ATGAAGAAGGGTCTTTACGGTAGCTCCGGGTCATCGGGCGACGGCGGAATCCTCTCGAGCCGGCGTCTCGATTTTTCAGATGGCTGGCGGCCAGCCGGCCCTTTGTTGCGTTTGGCGGCGACGCTGCTCGACATGGCCGTGTACTGCAGCCTGTGCGCGCTGTTGGCACTGCCAGTCAGTAGGAAATTCGAATGGAGCGCCGTCTGGGGGGGAATCGATCAGCTCGCCCGGGCGACGGCCGACCCGCAGTGGCTGGCACACGCCAGCGGCATTCTCGGTCTTTGGATCGCGCTGTGGTGGTGCTACTTCGTGGTCGGCTGGGGCCTCCTTGGAGCGACACCGGGGAAGTGGGCGGTGGGGCTGAGAATCGTCGACTACCGCCAGCGATGCCCCATAGGTCCTTCCCGCGCGCTTCTCCGGCTCGCTGCATATTGCGTCAGCTCGATGACGTTCGAATGGGGGCATCTCGTAATGCTGATTCGGCATGATCGCCGGACCCTGCACGATATCCTGGCGGGCACACGAGTCGTGCGGAGGTCGGCGCCGGCAGTGGATATCGAGGTCGTAGGGGAAATCGACGAGAAACTGACTGATGACGATTCGGATTGA
- a CDS encoding RNA polymerase sigma factor RpoD/SigA, whose translation MSQRGGSTRDAEVATLRRYLKEIARYPPLTHDEEIELAERVHSGDEDAVRELVESNLRFVVAYAKRYRNPNVPFLDLIHEGNLGLIQAAKKYDPSQEGHDVKFITYAVWWIRQAILHALAEHAGSFRLPQKQANMLYRMERIRSLLAERFGRAPTDQELSEELGISVDEVRVLSRAARSSLSLNEPVDSEGNSELGDLLEQTGLPDTDELLLRESFAQALADALAELPERERKVLELRFGLADDQPKTLREIGDVMGLSRERVRQIESRALNKLRRSHRKHSLQGFLR comes from the coding sequence ATGAGCCAGCGTGGCGGATCTACGCGGGATGCCGAGGTCGCGACGCTGCGTCGCTACCTCAAAGAAATTGCCAGATACCCTCCGCTGACCCACGACGAAGAGATCGAGCTCGCTGAGCGTGTCCACTCTGGTGACGAGGACGCGGTCCGAGAGTTGGTCGAGTCGAATCTTCGATTCGTGGTCGCCTATGCCAAGCGTTACCGTAATCCGAACGTGCCTTTCCTCGACTTGATTCACGAAGGAAACCTCGGCCTGATTCAGGCGGCAAAGAAATACGACCCCTCGCAAGAGGGTCATGATGTGAAATTCATTACCTATGCGGTGTGGTGGATTCGGCAGGCGATCCTCCACGCTCTCGCCGAGCACGCCGGTTCCTTCCGACTACCTCAGAAGCAAGCCAACATGTTGTATCGAATGGAGCGAATCCGTTCGCTATTGGCCGAGAGGTTCGGGCGCGCTCCCACCGACCAGGAGCTTTCTGAAGAGCTGGGGATCAGCGTCGACGAAGTCCGCGTGCTTTCGCGTGCTGCGCGGTCTTCGCTGTCCCTCAATGAGCCGGTCGACTCCGAGGGCAACTCGGAACTCGGAGATCTCCTCGAGCAGACCGGGCTCCCGGACACAGACGAGCTGTTGTTGCGCGAGAGTTTTGCGCAAGCGCTCGCCGATGCATTGGCCGAGCTGCCGGAGCGCGAGCGAAAAGTACTCGAACTACGGTTCGGCCTCGCCGATGACCAGCCCAAGACCCTGCGCGAGATTGGAGACGTCATGGGACTCTCGCGGGAGAGGGTGCGCCAAATCGAGAGCCGTGCCCTGAACAAGCTTCGCCGGTCGCACAGGAAGCATTCCCTCCAGGGTTTCCTCCGGTAG
- a CDS encoding MerR family transcriptional regulator, translated as MKAKPKYRMISWVAERYNVHPQTLRLWEREGLLQPTRSRGNTRLYDEKTCERLETILTLTRDLGVNLAGVDIILNLKEQIRRLQEENELMGNLIRRTVQKHTEVPRYHSLVKVETTTLKVSDKE; from the coding sequence ATGAAAGCAAAACCGAAGTACCGGATGATCTCCTGGGTGGCGGAAAGGTACAACGTTCACCCGCAGACCCTCCGTCTTTGGGAGAGAGAGGGATTGCTGCAGCCGACTCGATCGCGGGGCAATACCAGATTGTACGATGAGAAGACCTGCGAACGGCTTGAAACAATACTCACCCTGACCCGGGACCTTGGAGTCAACCTGGCAGGAGTGGACATCATCCTCAATCTGAAGGAACAGATCAGGCGGCTTCAGGAGGAAAACGAGCTGATGGGGAATCTGATCCGGCGGACAGTCCAGAAACACACCGAGGTCCCTCGATACCACTCACTTGTGAAGGTCGAAACCACGACACTCAAGGTTTCGGACAAGGAATGA
- the dnaK gene encoding molecular chaperone DnaK, producing the protein MSHVIGIDLGTTNSVVAVIEGGKPEVIPNQEGNRTTASVVAFTDKGERLVGQVAKRQAVTNPEKTVSSVKRFMGRRYDEVVEEIKTVPYKVVKGENDTARIEIDGKLYSPPEISAMILQKLKAAAEDYLGSKVEQAVITVPAYFNDSQRQATKDAGQIAGLKVLRLVNEPTAAALAYGMDKKEDETIAVFDFGGGTFDISILEVGAGVVEVKSTNGDTHLGGDDLDQVIIEWMIDEFKKDQGVDLSQDRMAIQRLKEAAEKAKIELSSTMETDINLPFITADASGPKHLSLKLSRSKFEQMIEPFVQRTLEPCRQALKDAGLEAKDVDEVILVGGSTRIPMVQKQVTDFFGKEPNKGVNPDEVVAIGAAVQAGVLSGDVKDVLLLDVTPLSLGVETLGGVTDVVIERNTTIPVRKSKVYSTADDNQNQVEIHVLQGERTMAADNRTLGRFHLIGIPPAPRGVPQIEVAFDIDANGILHVSAKDRGTGQEQKIQITSSSGISDQEIKNMVDQAQSHASEDEMKRKEIETRNKLDALIYSTEKLVNENREKLSDADGKAADDSIAEAKKTLEEGSADQMEQALERLTQASHQVAAVLYQSASADGGPTAASPEQSAGDGGSTAADDDVIDAEYVDVDADEGN; encoded by the coding sequence ATGTCTCACGTAATTGGAATAGACCTCGGTACCACGAACTCCGTGGTTGCCGTGATCGAGGGCGGAAAGCCCGAAGTCATACCGAATCAGGAAGGAAACCGCACCACCGCGTCGGTGGTTGCTTTTACTGACAAGGGTGAGCGCCTGGTTGGTCAGGTGGCCAAACGTCAGGCGGTCACGAACCCGGAAAAGACAGTTTCTTCGGTCAAGCGCTTCATGGGCCGTCGCTATGACGAGGTGGTCGAGGAAATCAAGACCGTCCCGTACAAAGTGGTGAAGGGCGAAAACGACACCGCTCGCATCGAAATAGACGGCAAATTGTACTCACCACCGGAGATTTCGGCGATGATTCTGCAGAAGCTCAAGGCTGCGGCCGAGGACTACCTCGGATCGAAGGTCGAGCAGGCGGTCATCACCGTTCCCGCATACTTCAACGATTCTCAGCGGCAGGCCACGAAGGATGCCGGCCAGATCGCTGGGCTCAAGGTGTTGCGCTTGGTCAACGAGCCGACTGCGGCTGCGTTGGCATACGGAATGGACAAGAAAGAGGACGAGACGATCGCCGTCTTCGACTTCGGTGGCGGTACCTTCGACATTTCGATCCTCGAGGTGGGGGCTGGCGTGGTCGAAGTGAAGTCGACCAACGGTGACACGCACCTCGGTGGCGATGACCTCGACCAGGTCATCATCGAATGGATGATCGACGAGTTTAAGAAGGATCAGGGGGTTGACCTCTCCCAGGACAGAATGGCAATTCAGCGCCTCAAGGAGGCGGCGGAGAAAGCCAAGATCGAACTCTCGTCGACGATGGAAACCGATATCAATCTGCCGTTCATTACGGCGGACGCGTCTGGTCCGAAGCATCTCAGCCTGAAGCTCTCGCGTTCGAAATTCGAGCAGATGATCGAGCCTTTCGTGCAGCGGACTCTGGAGCCCTGCCGGCAGGCTCTGAAAGACGCCGGGCTCGAGGCCAAGGACGTCGACGAGGTCATCCTGGTCGGCGGATCCACCCGGATTCCCATGGTCCAGAAGCAGGTGACCGACTTCTTCGGCAAGGAGCCCAACAAGGGCGTGAACCCGGACGAGGTCGTAGCGATCGGCGCCGCCGTGCAGGCGGGAGTCCTCTCCGGCGACGTCAAGGACGTCTTGTTGCTCGATGTCACTCCGCTGTCGCTCGGGGTCGAGACCCTCGGTGGTGTGACGGACGTGGTCATCGAGCGCAATACCACGATTCCGGTGCGCAAGTCGAAGGTCTACTCGACCGCGGACGACAACCAGAATCAGGTCGAGATCCACGTTCTGCAGGGAGAGCGCACCATGGCTGCGGACAACCGCACCCTGGGTAGATTCCACCTCATTGGCATCCCGCCCGCACCCCGCGGCGTGCCTCAGATCGAGGTCGCGTTCGACATCGATGCCAACGGCATCCTGCATGTCTCGGCAAAGGACCGTGGAACAGGTCAAGAGCAGAAGATTCAGATCACGAGCTCTTCCGGAATCTCCGACCAGGAGATCAAGAACATGGTCGACCAGGCACAATCTCACGCCTCAGAGGACGAGATGAAGCGCAAAGAGATCGAAACCCGTAACAAGCTCGACGCTCTGATCTACTCGACCGAGAAGCTGGTGAACGAGAATCGAGAGAAGCTGTCGGATGCGGACGGCAAGGCTGCCGACGATTCTATTGCAGAGGCCAAGAAAACCCTCGAGGAGGGCTCGGCCGATCAGATGGAGCAGGCGCTCGAGCGACTGACACAGGCGAGCCATCAGGTTGCCGCAGTCCTCTATCAGAGTGCATCTGCTGATGGAGGCCCGACAGCGGCTAGCCCCGAGCAGTCAGCAGGTGACGGCGGTTCTACCGCTGCAGACGATGATGTCATCGACGCCGAGTATGTCGACGTCGATGCCGACGAAGGGAATTGA
- a CDS encoding DUF4388 domain-containing protein — protein MALEGTLRDFSFADILQLISLQRKTGVLTLRAEDNVVTVAFQDGCIVGASTLNQHTEDMIGLILLKRGEVTEVELEGALRRQEETLQRLGRILIDHHVVPVETVRVALHQQILQIVYRVFRWSDGEYHFSQETDIDYDRDLLQPMAADSIIMEGARMTDEWPFIDQRIPDRDVVFRKVDPSRRLEVVAGSDDLLGDLEFSFDGDEKGGSESLPDDQITENQMAVYPLINGRDSVSEIILESTLIEFETCKAIAELFDRGLIRESTQEEIAREMRQEVEEPATERWPMSSLPWLAVPFLILLGFALMIVQRNPANPGFHLREDVWDRYVLQSVSWISLDRIARQAETAFYLDGVYPASADQLAAEYPRSVPSDPWGRPYRLVERGEKLLVTGADSDGQPIQNLILSRHLAWEGATDRVGRSEGPGVELLP, from the coding sequence ATGGCATTGGAAGGCACTCTTCGGGACTTTTCCTTCGCCGATATATTGCAGCTGATATCGCTGCAGCGAAAGACCGGAGTCTTGACCCTGCGCGCGGAAGATAACGTGGTGACCGTTGCCTTCCAGGACGGCTGCATCGTGGGAGCGTCCACCCTCAACCAGCACACCGAGGACATGATCGGCTTGATCCTGCTCAAGCGAGGAGAGGTCACGGAGGTCGAGCTCGAGGGGGCGCTTCGTCGTCAAGAAGAGACTCTACAGCGGTTGGGCAGGATTTTGATCGACCACCATGTGGTTCCGGTGGAAACGGTGAGGGTGGCTCTTCACCAGCAGATTCTCCAGATCGTGTATCGCGTCTTCAGGTGGTCTGACGGCGAATACCATTTCTCACAAGAGACCGACATCGACTACGACCGCGATCTTTTACAGCCGATGGCTGCCGACTCGATCATCATGGAAGGCGCTCGCATGACCGATGAGTGGCCCTTCATCGATCAGCGGATTCCCGACCGAGATGTCGTCTTTCGCAAGGTCGACCCGTCGCGTCGTCTCGAGGTCGTGGCGGGCAGTGATGACCTGCTCGGTGATCTCGAGTTCAGTTTCGACGGCGACGAAAAGGGCGGTTCCGAGTCCCTCCCGGATGATCAGATCACCGAGAATCAGATGGCGGTGTATCCGCTGATCAATGGGAGAGACTCGGTTTCGGAGATCATCCTCGAGAGCACATTGATCGAGTTCGAAACCTGCAAGGCGATCGCGGAACTCTTCGATCGTGGCCTGATCCGTGAATCGACCCAAGAGGAGATTGCGCGCGAGATGCGGCAGGAGGTCGAGGAACCGGCGACCGAGCGATGGCCAATGTCGTCATTGCCGTGGCTCGCCGTTCCGTTTCTGATCCTGCTCGGCTTTGCTCTTATGATCGTGCAGCGCAATCCCGCAAATCCGGGATTCCACCTGCGCGAGGACGTCTGGGACCGCTACGTTCTCCAGAGCGTATCGTGGATCAGTCTCGACCGGATAGCGCGCCAGGCGGAGACGGCGTTCTACCTCGACGGTGTATACCCGGCGAGTGCCGACCAGCTCGCCGCGGAGTATCCAAGGTCGGTTCCGTCCGATCCGTGGGGACGGCCGTATCGTTTGGTTGAGCGAGGAGAAAAGCTCCTCGTCACGGGTGCCGACAGCGATGGGCAGCCGATCCAGAACCTGATTCTGAGTCGCCACCTCGCGTGGGAAGGGGCCACCGATCGGGTTGGCCGATCTGAAGGGCCGGGTGTCGAGCTCCTACCCTGA